TCATCGTGCGACCCCGGCCAGGGACCGGACGGCCGCGGCCACCCCGGCGACGGTGGCGTCGGACAGGAAGTTCCGCACCGGCAGCGACACGTCGCACTCCTTACCGAGGCGGACGACGACCCGGACCGCGAGCAGCGAGTCGCCGCCGAGCCCGAAGAAGTCGGCACCGCGGTCGAGGACGGGCACCTCCAGCAGTTCCTCGAACACCTCGGCCACCGTCTGCTCCAGCTCGTCGGCGGGTGGGCCGTCGGCGTGCCGCACGGCCACTTCGGGCAGCCGGCCCAGCCTCAGCGCCGCCACCTCGCCGAGGTCCGCCTCCTCAGGCAGGTCGGGGACCAGGTCCCAGCCCGGGCCGTCGGCCAGACCGTCCACCAGCGCCACGAACTCGGCGAAGGCGGCCTCCACCTGGTCCGGCTCGAACAGCTCCGCCACCAGCGAGAACACCGCGACCATCTCGTCGCCCAGCTCGAAGCACCGCACCTCGATCGCCACCTGAGGGGTGCGGAGCTGGTGGAAGTAGTCGGCCGCCACCACCTTGCCCAGCGGCCCGGCATCCTCCGGCGGCCGGCCGCCCATGGCCGCGTCCACGCCGAGCACGCTCTGGAACACCACCGGGCCGACAGGCCGCCAGCTCCCGCGCCTGCGGGCCAGCTCGCGCCCCACCTCCACACCGGTGACGAGATTGTGCGCCGCGTGTTCCCCCGAGACCGTCTGCGCGGCGACGGCCAGCTCGGCGAAACTGACACTGCGGGCGAATTCGAGCGGCAGCAGCATCGTGGCGGCGAAGGCGCCCACGATCCGCTGCACGTCGGGGTGCAGCGGCAGCCGGTTGAGCTGCAAGGAGTTGAGCAGCATCCGCCGATGGCCGGACCAACGGGCCAGCACCACGCCGAACGCGGTCAGCATGGCGGTCGAAGGCGTCACCCCGCGACGGGTGCACTCCTGCCGCAGCGCCGCCCACCGCGCGGCGGACCAGCGATGCTCGCGGTTCGCCATGGTGACGGGTCGCACGTCGTGCGGGTCGGCGGCCAGGGGCAGCGCGGGTGGCAGGGGCAGGCTGTCCATCCTGGACCACCACCAGTCCCGGTCGGCCCGCCACGCCTCGGTCGCGGGCAGCTCGGCCAGCGATGTGACATAGTCGCCGAACCCGACCTCCAGCGGGGCCGGCACGGCGTTCCAGTCGGCCACGAACGTCAGCAGGTCGCGGCTGAGCACGCTGGAGGACCACCCGTCGAAGAGCAGCAGGCTGAGCCCCAGGTGGAGCCGCCCTTCGCCCTCGGGCAGCAGAGTGAGCCGGATGTCCAGGCCGGGCCCCCGCGTGGGGTCGGGACCGTTGCGGCTCATCTCGCCGCGTACCTGCTCCAGCGCCTTCGTGATCCGTTCGTCGCTCTCCTCGCGCAGGTCGTACACCCGCACCCCGGGGACCGCGCCGGGCGTCCCGACGGGAAGGACATGCTGCCGTCCGTCGGACGTCACCCGGGCGCGCAGGGTGGGCTGATGCACGGCCAGCCGCTCCACCGCGTCGGTCAGCGCGTCGGCCGCCTCGTCGCCGTCGACGCCGGTCAGCGCGTAGTCCAGGTAGTAGTGGGCGGATTCGTAGGACAGCTCCCAGCCGTCCTGCTGACCGACGAAGTAGCCCTGCTGGAGCGGTAGCAGCGGGAACTCGGCGTGGGGGTCGCTGCGCCGGGTGACCGTGATGGGCAGAGCCTTGGCCATCGGCTCGTCGGAGGTCCGGCGGCCCACCAGGTCCGCCAGCTCGCCGAGGGTGGTCTCCACCCGCACGTCGGAAAGGGCGAGCACGACCGCCAGGCGTTTGCGGACCAGCGCGGACATGCGGACGGCCAGCACCGAGTCGCCGCCCAGGCGCAGGAAGCTCACGTCGTCGGGGATCTCGCCGGGTGGTAGGCCGAGCAGTTCCGCCCAGATGGCGGCCAGCTCATCGCGCAAGGTCATGACTGCTCCAAGGTGAGACGGGTCAGCGGGCGGCTGCAGGGAGGCACCGCGGCAGCGTGGTCGAGTGTGGAACGCGGGTCAGCGGGTCGCGACGAACAGGCGCTGCGCGGGTCAGCGGGTCGCGACGAGCAGGCGCTGCGACAGCGCGGCGAGCGGGTCGTCGTCGCGGGGCAGGTCGACCTCGACGCGCAGCCCGGCGCGTGCCAGCCAGCCCAGCCACTCCTCCCTGCTCAGGTAGGTGCGGGTGGTGCCGGCTCGCTCGTCGTGCCGCGCCGGCAGGCCGTCGCGCTGTGAGAGCGCGAACGGCATGGAGGTGAGTGACTGAGGGTGTTCCAGGACGGTCTCGACGAGGATCACGTGGCCGCCCGGTGCGAGCAGGGCGGCGACCTGCTCCAGCAGGCGGCCCGCGTGTGGCGCGTTGTGCGCCATGGTGGCGGCCACCACCAGGTCGAGCTTGTCCGGCTGCGCCGGCAGGTCGCGGGCGATGTCGAGCAGTTCGTAGCGGAGGAAGCCGGCCTGGAAGCGGTGACGGGCGGTGTCGAGGAAGAATCGGGACAGGTCGGTGAACAGGTAGAACTCCACCTCGTGCCCGCCGAGCGCGGGCAGCAGGTCCGCTGTGGTGGCGCCGATGCCCGCGCCCAGCTCCAGCACCCTCAGCGGCCGGCCGGCCCCTCCGGCCAGCTCGCGAACCGCCTGCGCCGCCGCTCCGTTGAGATAGCGGCTGATCAGGTTGTCGCGATAGACGGCGTCGGCGGTGGCCGTTTCTCCGTCGGGGTACAGCAGCGCCTGGACGCCGACCTCGTCGCCGAGAAGGCGTGGGAGCAGCGCCAGCGAGCGCAGCAGCATCGCGGGGAGCTCGGACGGGTAGCCGAGTGCCGTCGCGGCGGCCTCCATGTGGGCGCGGGCGGTGGCCAGCTCGGCGCGGCGCGGCCGGTGCAGCCCGTGGTAACAGCCTTCGCCGTCTCGGCTGACCAGCCCGGCGTCGTGCAGGGCGGCCAGCCAGTGGCCGGGGATCCAGGCGTGCCTTGCGGCCGAGCCCAGCTCTTCGGCGATCTCGTCGGCCGGGTACGCCCCCGGGCCGTCCAGGCTGGTACGGCGGTGCAGTTCGGCGGCGATCCCGAGCAGGGCCAGGCGGTCCAGACGCGCGACCGCCGCGCCGGCCCCCGTGGTGTCGGCCCCTGCCATGGCGGTCTTCCCCGCCTCGTCCGCTCGCAGTTCCAAGTCCGGCATGTCCCCAGACATTGACAGAAACGGAAATCATTTTCAAGATCTGGACAAGCTGGGCGTCTCCCTGTAGGAATGAAAACCGTTTCCACTGTCGTGATCGCCCCCTGGAGGAATCACCGTTGGGCGCCCCACCTTCCCTCTCCGTCCAGGACGTGCTCGCATGCCTGGCCGACGTGCTCGAACACCGGCCGGAGGATCTCGACCCCGACGTGCCGTTCACCGCCCTGGGTCTGGAGTCCTTCACCGCCGTCCGGCTGCGGCGCAGGCTGCGCGAGGAGACCGACGTGAGCCTTCCCCTGACGGCGTTCCTGGGGTCGGCGACGGCCCGCACGGTGGCCGCCGGCATCGTCCAGGACACCGACGACATCAGCGCAGACACCCAGGACCACGGTGCAACCCGTCCCCCGGCGGGTCCCGGCGACGGGTTCGCGCTGACCCCGATCCAGGCGGCCTACCTGGTGGGACGCGATCCGGCATTCCCGCTGGGCGGGGTGGCCACGTTCTACTACTACGAGTACGACCGAAGGCCCGACGGCGACCCCCTGGCTGATCTCGCCCGCCTGGAGGCCGCGTGGAACCGGCTCATCAAGCGGCACCCCATGCTCCGCGTGGTCGTCGGGGACGACGCGAGGCAGCGGGTACTTGAGGACGTGCCCCCGTACCGGATCGACATCACCGACCTGCGCGGCGCCACACCCGAGCGTGCCGAGGCGGCACTGGCGGAGCTGCGGGCCGAGTGCTCCCACCAGCTCAGGCCCGTGAGCCGGTGGCCGCTGTTCGACGTGCGGGCCGCGCTCCTGGCTGACGGCCGCACCCGGCTGTACGTCGGCGTGGACGTGCTCGCTCTGGACCTGATGAGCTGGATGCGGCTGATGCGCGAGTGGGGAGCGTTCCACGCCGATCCGGACGCCGAGCTGCCGCCGCCCCCGCTGACGTTCGCGGAGCTCCTGAGCCGCCGCGGCGGTCCCGCACACCTGCGGCGCCAGAGGATCGACACCGCCTACTGGGCGCGCCGCGCCCCGACGCTGCCCGACGGCCCGGCCCTGCCCTGGACGCGCACTCCTCATGAGATCGGCGTCCCACACTTCACCCGGCACAGCGCCGAGCTGCCCCCGGAGGAATGGGCGCGCCTGCGCGAGCAGGCCGCCGCCCACGGCCTCAGCCCCACCGGCCTGCTGCTGGCCGCCTTCGCCCTGGTGCTGCGCCGTTGGGGCGCGCACGATCCGTTCTGCCTGAACACCACCCTGTTCGACCGCGACGACCTGGCCCACGCCGACGACACACCCGGACTCGACGCCGTCGTCGGCGACTTCACCAGCACGGTCCTGGTCGAGATCCCCGCCGCCGACCCGGCCTCCTGGTACGGCTTCGCCGGCTTCGCCGCCGCCGTCAACCGCCGGTTCTGGACCGACCTCGACCACCGCTCGGTGTCCGGCCCGGAGGCCCTGCGCGCCGCCACCGAGAACGGCCTGCGCCCGCGCCGGACCGACCCGGCCACCGGCCTGCCCCTGACCGCCCACCCGGTCGTCTTCACCAGCGGCGTGGGGCTCGCCGGGCCGGGTGAGGCTCCGGCGGCCTGGCTCGGCACGGACGTGTTCGGCGTGTCCCAGACCCCGCAGGTCCTGCTCGACCACATCGTCTGGGACGAGGGCGGACGGCTCCGCATCGCCTGGGACGCCGTGGACGGCGCGTTGCCCGCCGGGTTCGTGCCCGGCATGCTGGCCGCGCACGTCCGCCTGCTGCGGCGGCTCGCCTCGGAGGCGGAGCTCTGGACCGACCCCTCGCTGGGGTGGGACCCGTCCTTCCTGCCCGAGGAGGAACTGCCCGGCGGCGCGTTCGGCTCCGCGGGGCCGCTGCTGGACGATCCCCTGCGGGCGGCCGCCGCACTGGCTCCCGACGCCCCCGCGCTGCTCGACTCCACCACTGAAGTGAACGCCGGCACGCTCGCCGAA
The Nonomuraea muscovyensis genome window above contains:
- a CDS encoding phosphopantetheine-binding protein, giving the protein MTLRDELAAIWAELLGLPPGEIPDDVSFLRLGGDSVLAVRMSALVRKRLAVVLALSDVRVETTLGELADLVGRRTSDEPMAKALPITVTRRSDPHAEFPLLPLQQGYFVGQQDGWELSYESAHYYLDYALTGVDGDEAADALTDAVERLAVHQPTLRARVTSDGRQHVLPVGTPGAVPGVRVYDLREESDERITKALEQVRGEMSRNGPDPTRGPGLDIRLTLLPEGEGRLHLGLSLLLFDGWSSSVLSRDLLTFVADWNAVPAPLEVGFGDYVTSLAELPATEAWRADRDWWWSRMDSLPLPPALPLAADPHDVRPVTMANREHRWSAARWAALRQECTRRGVTPSTAMLTAFGVVLARWSGHRRMLLNSLQLNRLPLHPDVQRIVGAFAATMLLPLEFARSVSFAELAVAAQTVSGEHAAHNLVTGVEVGRELARRRGSWRPVGPVVFQSVLGVDAAMGGRPPEDAGPLGKVVAADYFHQLRTPQVAIEVRCFELGDEMVAVFSLVAELFEPDQVEAAFAEFVALVDGLADGPGWDLVPDLPEEADLGEVAALRLGRLPEVAVRHADGPPADELEQTVAEVFEELLEVPVLDRGADFFGLGGDSLLAVRVVVRLGKECDVSLPVRNFLSDATVAGVAAAVRSLAGVAR
- a CDS encoding class I SAM-dependent methyltransferase; the protein is MPDLELRADEAGKTAMAGADTTGAGAAVARLDRLALLGIAAELHRRTSLDGPGAYPADEIAEELGSAARHAWIPGHWLAALHDAGLVSRDGEGCYHGLHRPRRAELATARAHMEAAATALGYPSELPAMLLRSLALLPRLLGDEVGVQALLYPDGETATADAVYRDNLISRYLNGAAAQAVRELAGGAGRPLRVLELGAGIGATTADLLPALGGHEVEFYLFTDLSRFFLDTARHRFQAGFLRYELLDIARDLPAQPDKLDLVVAATMAHNAPHAGRLLEQVAALLAPGGHVILVETVLEHPQSLTSMPFALSQRDGLPARHDERAGTTRTYLSREEWLGWLARAGLRVEVDLPRDDDPLAALSQRLLVATR